Genomic segment of Pseudomonas sp. DY-1:
TGGCACCGGCCGCTGGCTCGGAGCGCGGGCTTGCCGGAAGCGAGCTGCAAGGCGATCCCCTCCGGCTTTTATTGATTGGTGAATCCACCGTCGCCGGTGTCGGCGCGTCCTGCCTGGACTTCGCCCTGGCTGGTCAGCTGGCAGCCGCTCTGGCCTTGCGCCTGCGGCGCCCTGTGGCCTGGCGTGCCTGCGGCGAGAATGGCATCACCGCCGGCGAGGCCCTGAAGCGCTTGCTGCCGCAAGCGGCAGATGAACCCGTTGATCTGGTGCTGCTGGTCTTCGGCGTCAACGACACCACTCATTTCAGCTCCAGCCGTAGTTGGCAGGAGGCCCTGAATGGGATGGCTCGGCATTTCGTAGAGCGTGGCGCGCAAGTCGCCCTGGCCGGCGTGCCGCCGCTGCAGCATTTCACTGCATTGCCCTGGCTGTTGCGCCAGTTGCTCGGCTGGCGGGCCAGGCTGCTGGACCGTCAACTGCGAGCGTTGGCTGAGCGTGAGGGGCTGGTCTGTTGTGCCACCAGTCTGGAAATGCGCCCGGAGTTTCTGGCGTTGGATGGCTACCATCCTTCCGCACTTGGTTATCGCGTCTGGGGCGAGTCACTGGCGGACTGGTTCGTCGCCTCGGCCCAACCGTCTCCGGAGGCGGAGGGCCTGGCGCTCGACCTTAGCGTGTGAGGCTGAGGTCGCTGTCGCGGGTTTCCTTCAGGCAGAGGACGGCCAGCAGGCTGATTACTGCCGCTATCGACACATAGCCCCCGACCCAGCTCAGGCCACCCATGGCGACCAGCTTCTGTGCGAAGAAGGGTGCCACCGAGGCGCCGACTATGCCCCCCAGGTTGTAGGCCGCCGAAGCGCCGGTGTAGCGCACGCGAGTTGGAAACAGCTCCGGCAGCAATGCTCCCATGGGTGCGAAGGTCACGCCCATCAGGAACAGCTCGATGCAGAGGAACAGCGCCACGCCGTAGGCCGAGCCCTGGGTCAGCAGGGGTTCCATGGTGAATCCGGAGAGGATCGCCAGTAGCGTGCCGCCGATCAGCACCGGCTTGCGCCCGAAACGATCGCTGAGCCAGGCGGATATCGGCGTCGCGAGGGCCATGAAGAGCACTGCAAAGCAGAGCAGGGCGAGGAAGGTCTCGCGGCTGTAGCCCAGGGTGGACACCCCGTAGCTCAGGGAGAAGACCGTGGAGATGTAGAACAGTGCGTAGCACACCACCATGGCCAGGGCGCCGAGAAGCAGGGGCCGCCAGTGTCCGGAGAAGGTGTCCAGCAGTGGCACGCGGGATTTCTCCTGGCGGGCCATGGCTTGGGCGAAGACCGGCGTTTCTTCCAGCTTCAGCCGCACATAGAGGCCGACTACTACCAGCACGGCGCTGAGCAGGAAGGGAATGCGCCAGCCCCAGCTGCGGAACTGCTCGTCATCGAGCTCCATGGCCAGACCGAGGAACAGACCGTTGGCGGCGAGGAAGCCGATGGATGGGCCGAGTTGTGGGAACATGCCATACCAGGCTCGTTTCCCGGGCGGAGCGTTTTCCGTGGCGAGTAACGCCGCACCACCCCATTCGCCACCCAGCCCGAGGCCTTGGCCGAAACGCAGCAGGCACAACAGGATGGGCGCCCAGGCACCGATGCTCTCGTAACCGGGTAGTACGCCGATCAGGGTGGTGGACACGCCCATCAGCAGCAGCGAGGCGACCAGGGTGGACTTGCGCCCGATGCGATCGCCGAAATGGCCGAACAGCGCCGAGCCCAGCGGGCGGGCGAGGAAGGCTATGCCGAAGGTGAGGAAGGCCGAAAGCATCTGCGCGGTGCTGGAGGTCTGCGGAAAGAACACCGGACCAATCACCAGCGCGGCGGCGGTGGCATAGACATAGAAATCATAGAACTCGATGGCGGTGCCGATGAAGCTGGCGGTCGCTACCCGCACCGGGGAGTTGGCCGGTTGGGTGCCCGGGGTGTCGCTTAGGGCGGCGCTGGTCATCTGTGGATATCCCTTTGCATGGGCCGGACGTGCTCCTTGCGGGATGCCCGGCGGGTCTCTGGAGCTGGCGATCGCTGAGGGATGGGCTGATGGCGCTGTGTCGCCATCGAATCCCGGGCTGCAGGCGGGTGGCCGCGGCGGATGGTTCTCAGGTGGTCGCAGAGTGCGGCCGGTGGCGCGGCGTCGCGGGTGGCGACTGTGGCCGGAGGAGGGCGGGTAAGCCCGGGTCGATTATAGGAAGGGGCCCCGGCCGGGACTACTAGGCCTTTGGCGTAAGTCCGGCGCGCCAGGCGAGCACACGCTGTACGCGGTTGTCGCCGGACTGGAGGATTTCCAGGCGGTACGGGCCGACCTTCAGGCACACGCTTGAGTCGGGAATCTGCTCCAGGGCTTCGGTGATCAGGCCGTTGAGGGTCTTCGGCCCGTCGCAAGGGAGGTGCCAGCCGAGCACCCGATTCAGTTCGCGCAGATGAAGCGCACCGTCGAGCTCGTAGTGGCCGTCATCGCGCGATTGGATGCCGGGATTGGGAGCGAAGTCTTCCAGGCTGCCGAACTCGCCCACCAGCTCCTGGAAGATGTCTTCCAGGCTGACCAGGCCCACCACATCGCCGTACTCGTCGACCACGATGCCGAGGCGGCGCTTCTGCTTCTGGAAGTTCACCAGCTGCGTCAGCAATGGCGTGCTTTCCGGCACGAAGTAGGTTTCCCGGCTGACTGCCAGCAGCGATTCGGCGCTGGGCCTGCCCTCCGCCAGCAGGCGCGGTAGCTGGCGCAGGTGGAGGATGCCTTCGATCTGGTTGATGTCTTCGCGATACAGCGGCAGGCGAGTGTGGGTGGCGTTCTGCAGTTGGGCGATGAGCTCGTCTTGCGACGTGTCCAGGTCGATCCCCTGGATTTCGCTTCGGGGAATCATGATGGAACTGATACTGACCCGTTGCAGTGCATCGGTCACAGCAACCGGCAACCGCGATTGCGGCTGGATCTCCACGCCATGGCGGCGGCGTGTCGTCAGCCATGCGACCAGCGCGCCGGCTACCAGGGAGAGAGTGATTCCGAGGAGGAGGCCGGCGAGCAGTCCGTGCATGGGATAGTCAGACGTGAAGGATGAATTCGCGGACCAGCTTGCTGCCGAAATACGCCAGCATCAGCAGGCAGAAGCCCGCAAGGGTCCACCGTATGGCCTTGTGCCCGCGCCAGCCGAGCTGGTGGCGGCCCCACAGCAACACCCCGAACACGACCCAGGCGATGCAGGAAAGGATGGTCTTGTGCGCCAGGTGCTGGGCGAACAGGTTGTCCACGAACACCCAACCGGAGATCAGCGACAGCGACAGCAGGCACCAGCCGGCCCACAGGAAGCCGAACAGCAGGCTTTCCATGGTTTGCAGGGCAGGGAAGTTCTTTATCAGTCCGGAAGGATGCTTGTGCTTGAGCTGGTGGTCCTGCAGCAGCAACAGCAGCGCCTGGAACACCGCCATGGTCAGAAGGCCGTAGGCCAGGATGGACAGCAGGATATGCGCAAGGATGCCCGGCTCTTCATTGATGGCCTGGGACGTGCCGCCCGGCACCAGTACCGCCGCCAGCACCGTCAGGGTGCCAAGAGGCAGCAGCAGGAGCAGCAGGTTCTCGATGGGAATCCGCGCGACCGCCACGATGGTCAGCAGAATCACCGCTGCGGCGATCAGGCTGGCGGCATTGAAGAAGTCCAGGTAGAGCCCGGCAGGGGTTATCAACTGGAGGAAAAGTGCAGTGCAATGGGCGAGCAGGGCCAGGCCGCTGCCGAGGATCAGCAGACGTTTGTCCGGCGTAGTGCGCTGGCTGAGGCGAAAGCCGTGGTAGCCAGTGGTGCCCATATAGAGGAATGCAGCCAGGAGGCTGGGCAGCAGAGGGTGCATAAGTCCTTGTAAGGCAAGCCCGAAAGGCAGTGAGTGTGGCATACAAGGCTTGACGGTGAAAGACCGCTGGCGGTGTCGGCGGCGCCGACTCTTCGTTATACTCCGCCGCCTGCAGCAAGCTCAGCCGGGGCCCATGAGAGCCCGAAAGGAACGCGCATGTTTGAAAACCTAACCGACCGCCTCTCACAGACGCTGCGCCATGTCACCGGCAAGGCCAAGCTGACCGAGGACAACATCAAGGACACCCTGCGTGAAGTGCGCATGGCCCTGCTCGAGGCCGACGTCGCCCTCCCGGTGGTGAAGGACTTCGTCGCCAAGATCAAGGATCGGGCGGTCGGTACCGAGGTTTCCAAGAGCCTGACCCCGGGCCAGGCCTTCGTGAAGATCGTCCAGGCTGAACTGGTGGAGCTGATGGGCGCCGCCAACGAAGACCTGGCGCTTAACGCCGCGCCGCCGGCGGTGATCCTGATGGCCGGCCTGCAGGGCGCGGGCAAGACCACCACGGTCGGCAAGCTGGCGCGCTTCCTCAAAGAGCGCAAGAAGAAGTCGGTGCTGGTGGTTTCCGCGGACGTCTACCGCCCGGCGGCCATCAAGCAGCTGGAAACCCTGGCCAACGACATTGGCGTCACCTTCTTCCCGTCCGAAACCAGCCAGAAGCCGGTGGCCATCGCGCAAGCGGCAATTCAGGAAGCGAAGCTGAAGTTCATCGACGTCGTCATCGTCGACACCGCGGGTCGTCTGCACGTCGATACCGAGATGATGGATGAGATCAAGCAGGTCCATGCCGCCATCAAACCGGTGGAAACCCTGTTCGTCGTTGACGCCATGACTGGTCAGGATGCCGCCAATACTGCCAAGGCCTTCAACGATGCCCTGCCGCTGACCGGCGTGGTACTGACCAAGGTCGACGGCGACGCCCGTGGTGGTGCCGCGCTTTCCGTGCGCGCGATCACTGGCAAGCCAATCAAATTCCTCGGCATGGGCGAGAAGACCGAAGCCCTTGACCCCTTCCACCCGGATCGTGTCGCTTCGCGCATCCTCGGCATGGGTGACGTGCTTAGCCTGATCGAGCAGGCCGAGCAGAACATGGATCGCGAGAAGGCCGAGAAGCTCGCGAAGAAGATCAAGAAGGGCAAGGGCTTCGACCTCGAAGACTTCCGAGACCAACTGCAACAGATGAAGAACATGGGCGGTCTCGGCGGTCTGATGGACAAGCTGCCCATGCTCGGTGGCGTCAACCTGGCGCAGATGGGCAACGCGCAGAACGCCGCAGAAAAGCAGTTCAAGCAGATGGAAGCGATCATCAATTCCATGACCCCTGCAGAGCGTCGCGATCCCGATGTGATCAGCGGCTCGCGCAAGCGCCGCATTGCGCTGGGCTCCGGCACCCAGGTGCAGGACGTCGGTCGCCTCATCAAACAGCACAAGCAGATGCAGAAAATGATGAAGAAGGTCACCGCCAAAGGCGGCATGGCCAAGATGATGCGCGGCATGGGCAGCATGTTCCCCGGTGGCATGCCGAAGATGTGAGCCCTGGCCGCCGATCGGTGGCCGCCAAAAAGAGATTTGCAATCGGCCGCATAATCCTTAGAATATGCGGCCTTTCGGGCCCATGGCCCATGTGTGTGCACAGCTTGAAAAGCACCGACTATAGGAACGAAGTTCAATGGTAACCATCCGTCTTGCCCGTGGCGGCTCCAAGAAGCGCCCCTTCTACCACCTGACCGTGACCAACAGCCGCAATGCGCGCGACGGTCGCTTCGTTGAGCGCGTTGGCTTCTTCAACCCGGTTGCCCAGGGTGCAGAAGTCAAGCTCTCCGTAAATCAGGAGCGCGTCAGCTACTGGCTGAGCCAGGGCGCCCAGCCGTCTGAGCGTGTTGCTCAGCTGCTGAAGGAAGCTGCCAAGGCTGCTGCCTAAGCATCTTTATGAGCACGACGCCGGCTCCCGCCGATGAACTGATCGTTCTCGGCAAGATTTTCTCGGTGCATGGCGTACGTGGCGAGGTGAAGGTCTACTCCTTCACCGATCCGCTGGATAACGTGCTCGATTACCGCCGTTGGACGCTCAAGCGTGACAACGAGGTAAAGCAGGTCGAAGTCGCCAGCGGACGTGTGCACGGCAAGGTCCTGGTAGTAAGGCTGAAAGGGTTGGACGACCGCGAGGTTGCACGAACCTACGCAGGTTTCGAAGTCTGCGTTCCCGTCAGCGAACTGCCGGAACTCGACGATGACGAGTTCTACTGGCACCAGTTGGAAGGTCTCAATGTGATCAACCAGGACGAGCAACTGCTCGGCCGAATCGATCACCTCCTCGAGACCGGTGCCAACGATGTGATGGTGGTCAAGCCCTGTGCTGGCAGCCTCGATGATCGTGAACGCCTGCTGCCCTATACGGACCAGTGCGTGCTCTCGATTGATCTGGACGCCGGCGAGATGCGGGTGGATTGGGACGTTGATTTCTGAGGGCCTGACATGAAAAGCATGCAGGTCGAAGTCATCAGCATCTTTCCCGAGATGTTCGCTGCCATCAGCGAGTACGGCATTACCAGTCGTGCGGTGAAGCAAGGGCTGCTCAAGCTCAATTGCTGGAATCCGCGGAGCTTCACCGAAGACCGCCACCAGACGGTGGATGATCGGCCGTTCGGCGGTGGCCCCGGCATGGTGATGAAGATACAGCCCCTGGAACGGGCCCTGGCAGCAGCCAAGGCCGCGACGGGGGAGAAGGCGAAGGTGATCTACCTCTCGCCGCAAGGGCGTCAGCTGAAGCAGGCGGCCGTGCGCGAGCTGGCGAACGAGGAAACATTGATCCTCATCGCCGGTCGTTACGAAGGCATCGACGAACGCTTCATTGAAGAGCACGTCGATGAGGAATGGTCGATTGGCGACTACGTCCTGTCCGGCGGTGAGCTGCCGGCCATGGTGCTGATCGATGCGGTGACGCGGTTGCTGCCCGGTGCGTTGGGCCACGCGGACTCCGCCGAGGAGGACTCGTTTACGGACGGCCTGCTCGATTGCCCGCATTACACCCGACCGGAGATGTATGCAGGCAAGCGTGTTCCCGAGGTGCTGCTCAGCGGCAACCACGAACACATCCGGCGATGGCGTTTGCAGCAGGCGCTTGGGCGCACCTGGGAACGTCGGGCCGATCTTCTGGATTGCCGCTCGCTTTCTGGAGAAGAGAAAAAGCTGCTGGAGGAATATGTCCGCCAGCGGAACGATAGTTAACGTATCGATGGCACGCCCAGAAGGCCTGCCTTAGGAGCATAGCGATGACCAACAAAATCATTCAGCAGATCGAAGCTGAACAAATGAACAAAGAGATTCCGGCTTTCGCCCCGGGCGACACCGTAATCGTTCAAGTGAAAGTGAAGGAAGGCGACCGTGCGCGTCTGCAGGCCTTCGAAGGTGTGGTCATCGCCAAGCGTAACCGCGGCCTGAACAGCGCTTTCACCGTACGCAAGATCTCCAACGGCGTAGGCGTTGAGCGTACCTTCCAGACCTACTCCCCGCTGGTCGACAGCCTGAGCGTCAAGCGCCGCGGTGACGTGCGCAAGGCCAAGCTGTACTACCTCCGCGACCTGTCCGGCAAGGCAGCTCGTATCAAGGAGAAGCTGGTCTAATCGCCAGAGTTTCTCGAAAAACCCGCCCAGGTTCGCCTCGGCGGGTTTTTTCTTGCCTGTGTGCAAGGGATAATCCGTGCCCCGCTGGCAGCGCCAGCCAGGAAGATTCCTGCCTACCAGGTAGCGCATAGAAGAATCACAAGAGTCGCCGCACGAGTGGCAGCCACATGGGTTCGATTCAGGTAGTAGTGGCATGACCCCGAGAGAGCAAGAGATAGCCCGCCGGACCGAACTGTCCGAGAGCCGGGTGACCAAGGCGGTGTTTCCGCCCAGCACCAACCATCACAACACCCTGTTCGGCGGTACCGCCCTGGCCTGGATGGACGAAGTTTCCTTCATCACCGCCACGCGCTTTTGCCGCCTGCCGCTGGTGACGGTGTCCAGCGACCGCATCGACTTCAAGCACCCGATCCCGGCAGGTTCCATCGTCGAACTGGTGGGACGCGTCGTGAAGGTGGGCAATACCAGTCTCAAGGTGGAGGTCGAGGTGTTCGTCGAGGACATGTACTGCGCCACTCGCGAGAAGGCCATCACCGGCCTGTTCAGCTTCGTCGCCATCGACGGGGAGAAGCGACCGGTGCAGGTTCTGCCGGACCATCCGCGGACCGCCAGCGCCGCATGAATGCAAAAGGCACCCGTCGGGTGCCTTTCTCGTATCCCGCCTGGTTCAGTTCCGCATGCTGATCTTCAGGGATGCCTGCGACAGATCGATGTTGTTCAGGGTCAGGCTGCCGAAACTCTGGTCCCGTGGTGCGCCGGCCACACGGATATTCTCGAAGCGCAACTCGCCGATCGAACTGGGCAGGCGCAGGTTCACCGAACCATCCGGGTTGACCACCGAGGTCATCTTGCTGGTGTCGTAGGCCACATCCTTCATCGAGGTCTCTGCGTCCAGGCCGTCCAGCACTGGCATCACCAGCCGCGCCAATTGCTTCACTGCACCCAACCCATCGCCCTGCTCCGCTTGCAGGAAAAGGCCCTGCAGAACGTCGTCCAGGCCCTGGGCGCTGACATTGCTCATCTCCAGGTCGCTCAGCGGACGCAGGCCCTGCGGGGTCTCCTGGCGGCTGATACTGGCCGGCGGCTGCAGGCGCTGGATATCGGCGCTGGCCATCTGGAAGGGGCTCATCAA
This window contains:
- a CDS encoding SGNH/GDSL hydrolase family protein; the protein is MRLATLCWWVAALPLLPLALPMAMHTRRTALRLAPAAGSERGLAGSELQGDPLRLLLIGESTVAGVGASCLDFALAGQLAAALALRLRRPVAWRACGENGITAGEALKRLLPQAADEPVDLVLLVFGVNDTTHFSSSRSWQEALNGMARHFVERGAQVALAGVPPLQHFTALPWLLRQLLGWRARLLDRQLRALAEREGLVCCATSLEMRPEFLALDGYHPSALGYRVWGESLADWFVASAQPSPEAEGLALDLSV
- a CDS encoding MFS transporter — translated: MTSAALSDTPGTQPANSPVRVATASFIGTAIEFYDFYVYATAAALVIGPVFFPQTSSTAQMLSAFLTFGIAFLARPLGSALFGHFGDRIGRKSTLVASLLLMGVSTTLIGVLPGYESIGAWAPILLCLLRFGQGLGLGGEWGGAALLATENAPPGKRAWYGMFPQLGPSIGFLAANGLFLGLAMELDDEQFRSWGWRIPFLLSAVLVVVGLYVRLKLEETPVFAQAMARQEKSRVPLLDTFSGHWRPLLLGALAMVVCYALFYISTVFSLSYGVSTLGYSRETFLALLCFAVLFMALATPISAWLSDRFGRKPVLIGGTLLAILSGFTMEPLLTQGSAYGVALFLCIELFLMGVTFAPMGALLPELFPTRVRYTGASAAYNLGGIVGASVAPFFAQKLVAMGGLSWVGGYVSIAAVISLLAVLCLKETRDSDLSLTR
- a CDS encoding transporter associated domain-containing protein, which translates into the protein MHGLLAGLLLGITLSLVAGALVAWLTTRRRHGVEIQPQSRLPVAVTDALQRVSISSIMIPRSEIQGIDLDTSQDELIAQLQNATHTRLPLYREDINQIEGILHLRQLPRLLAEGRPSAESLLAVSRETYFVPESTPLLTQLVNFQKQKRRLGIVVDEYGDVVGLVSLEDIFQELVGEFGSLEDFAPNPGIQSRDDGHYELDGALHLRELNRVLGWHLPCDGPKTLNGLITEALEQIPDSSVCLKVGPYRLEILQSGDNRVQRVLAWRAGLTPKA
- a CDS encoding inner membrane protein YpjD, which produces MHPLLPSLLAAFLYMGTTGYHGFRLSQRTTPDKRLLILGSGLALLAHCTALFLQLITPAGLYLDFFNAASLIAAAVILLTIVAVARIPIENLLLLLLPLGTLTVLAAVLVPGGTSQAINEEPGILAHILLSILAYGLLTMAVFQALLLLLQDHQLKHKHPSGLIKNFPALQTMESLLFGFLWAGWCLLSLSLISGWVFVDNLFAQHLAHKTILSCIAWVVFGVLLWGRHQLGWRGHKAIRWTLAGFCLLMLAYFGSKLVREFILHV
- the ffh gene encoding signal recognition particle protein yields the protein MFENLTDRLSQTLRHVTGKAKLTEDNIKDTLREVRMALLEADVALPVVKDFVAKIKDRAVGTEVSKSLTPGQAFVKIVQAELVELMGAANEDLALNAAPPAVILMAGLQGAGKTTTVGKLARFLKERKKKSVLVVSADVYRPAAIKQLETLANDIGVTFFPSETSQKPVAIAQAAIQEAKLKFIDVVIVDTAGRLHVDTEMMDEIKQVHAAIKPVETLFVVDAMTGQDAANTAKAFNDALPLTGVVLTKVDGDARGGAALSVRAITGKPIKFLGMGEKTEALDPFHPDRVASRILGMGDVLSLIEQAEQNMDREKAEKLAKKIKKGKGFDLEDFRDQLQQMKNMGGLGGLMDKLPMLGGVNLAQMGNAQNAAEKQFKQMEAIINSMTPAERRDPDVISGSRKRRIALGSGTQVQDVGRLIKQHKQMQKMMKKVTAKGGMAKMMRGMGSMFPGGMPKM
- the rpsP gene encoding 30S ribosomal protein S16, with amino-acid sequence MVTIRLARGGSKKRPFYHLTVTNSRNARDGRFVERVGFFNPVAQGAEVKLSVNQERVSYWLSQGAQPSERVAQLLKEAAKAAA
- the rimM gene encoding ribosome maturation factor RimM (Essential for efficient processing of 16S rRNA), which translates into the protein MSTTPAPADELIVLGKIFSVHGVRGEVKVYSFTDPLDNVLDYRRWTLKRDNEVKQVEVASGRVHGKVLVVRLKGLDDREVARTYAGFEVCVPVSELPELDDDEFYWHQLEGLNVINQDEQLLGRIDHLLETGANDVMVVKPCAGSLDDRERLLPYTDQCVLSIDLDAGEMRVDWDVDF
- the trmD gene encoding tRNA (guanosine(37)-N1)-methyltransferase TrmD encodes the protein MKSMQVEVISIFPEMFAAISEYGITSRAVKQGLLKLNCWNPRSFTEDRHQTVDDRPFGGGPGMVMKIQPLERALAAAKAATGEKAKVIYLSPQGRQLKQAAVRELANEETLILIAGRYEGIDERFIEEHVDEEWSIGDYVLSGGELPAMVLIDAVTRLLPGALGHADSAEEDSFTDGLLDCPHYTRPEMYAGKRVPEVLLSGNHEHIRRWRLQQALGRTWERRADLLDCRSLSGEEKKLLEEYVRQRNDS
- the rplS gene encoding 50S ribosomal protein L19, with the translated sequence MTNKIIQQIEAEQMNKEIPAFAPGDTVIVQVKVKEGDRARLQAFEGVVIAKRNRGLNSAFTVRKISNGVGVERTFQTYSPLVDSLSVKRRGDVRKAKLYYLRDLSGKAARIKEKLV
- a CDS encoding acyl-CoA thioesterase; translation: MTPREQEIARRTELSESRVTKAVFPPSTNHHNTLFGGTALAWMDEVSFITATRFCRLPLVTVSSDRIDFKHPIPAGSIVELVGRVVKVGNTSLKVEVEVFVEDMYCATREKAITGLFSFVAIDGEKRPVQVLPDHPRTASAA